The following proteins are encoded in a genomic region of Bradyrhizobium sp. SK17:
- a CDS encoding Dps family protein, with protein MFNAPNDGFLTGRSNVSKAKSDTKSDKISPDLDTPSDLPQAAVDKISASLNTLLADAFALYLKTKNFHWHVSGRHFHDYHLLLDEQSDAIFATTDQLAERVRKLGGVTLKSIGDVARHQTIKDNDENYVPPHEMLRELMEDNKQMAAAMRKARKLCDDHDDSGTAGLLETFIDETERRTWFLFEASRQEGSNAA; from the coding sequence ATGTTCAATGCGCCGAATGACGGGTTCCTAACAGGAAGGTCCAACGTGAGCAAAGCCAAGAGTGACACCAAGTCCGACAAGATCTCGCCGGATCTCGATACGCCGAGCGACCTGCCGCAGGCGGCGGTGGACAAGATCTCAGCCTCGCTCAACACGCTTCTGGCGGATGCCTTCGCGCTCTACCTGAAGACGAAGAATTTTCACTGGCACGTCAGCGGCCGGCACTTTCACGACTATCATTTGTTGCTCGACGAGCAGTCGGACGCGATCTTCGCGACCACCGACCAGCTCGCCGAACGGGTGCGCAAGCTCGGCGGCGTGACGCTGAAGTCGATCGGCGACGTCGCCAGGCATCAGACCATCAAGGACAATGACGAGAACTATGTGCCGCCGCACGAAATGCTGCGCGAGTTGATGGAAGACAACAAGCAAATGGCCGCCGCGATGCGCAAGGCGCGCAAGCTCTGCGACGACCACGACGACTCCGGCACCGCCGGTCTGCTCGAAACCTTCATCGACGAAACCGAGCGCCGCACCTGGTTCCTGTTCGAGGCCAGCCGTCAGGAA